taaaactaCGTGTCGGGGAGTGTTATGCACCCCATTTTTTAGTTATACCGACCAGTTCTGGGcacatctatttttttatttttaccggCCAGTGCAGGGCACAACTTATTAGTTTCGAATTTATCCGacaggcactgggtgccaaattggtAAGTTGGTTGGATCCACGTATATGTCCATGTCTGATTCAGGTTAATAGGGAAATAAAAATGAGAACCAGAATAATGATTTATGAATTGATTAGAAGTTGCGGTGAATATGTTCTTTGTATTCATGAGATGGAAAATGGTGATGAAATGTAATACCTAATGTTTGAGATTGCAAATGAAATATGCAAGGGAAATGTTGTGTCTTAGACTAGTGATTTTTGTTGGATTTGGATAATATAATCAAGAAAGGGTAAAATTTGATATGATAAATTGCATAACATCATTAATCCTTAACTCATGcatttgaatgatttatattttttttaatgtttggattATACAAATACCACTAAGTTATACTTAGCGTAcgattttgttttccgtgcgtaGGTTAGGTACTTTTTGATTCGATCATCAATTTCAACATCTGACCGCAATCCTGGACTCAagtgttgatgatatttttattttgttcatggCATGTAACTAAGGTGTCATTGGTTAATCTATTGCTATTTTGGATTTGTTGGCATTTTGAGAAtcttgtgtatatatgtatatatatgtaggtgatgataatgttattttattgaatCGGTTggtattttttcttaaaagttgATTTGATAATATACTTTCTATTAGATATGGAAAAGTGCATGCTTATATAGTAGTGTGGATGTGGTTGAATGGCTAGATagatgtaaattttgaatttttgaattgaggttaaaattgtggcatattggttaggcacttagatTTGTTGTTATAAGTGTTGTTTTTGGTATGATATCAATGTTTTTTTGAAGTGGTTGAGAGTTGAGATAATGAGTTGCTTGTGGCGTAAGTGAATTAGGgttaaaaaacttattttggaaGGTTTCTTAGGTAAGCACGGCCTGACACATGATCGTGTGGTTTGTATGTTTTGGGTGATAATTGGTGTACACGGCCACAGTCTATTGCACGGCCTGGTGACACATTCATGTGACatcttttgaataattatactTTTTGCCTACACGGCATCGGTGAGTTACATAGTTGTTTGCACGGTTGTGCAACTCCAGCTCCACAAGGcatcaggctgttacatggcTTGcccacacagctgtgtgaccaTCCCCACATGGCCTCAACCTTTCACACGGTCAGGGGACatagccatgtgacccctattttaagaattttcttacctttttatttttgtatcaaaattgattctttttttaTACTAGGTTGATTTTAAGATTTCGTAAGCTCAATATAAACCCCAATTTGGTTGTAatgtttattgtattttattatatgtaatatattgatatttaattgagtttttgaACTATAATTAGTATGTAAATGTTTTGTAATTGTTTGTAACATTCTATTAATTGGGTTCGACGACTGGACCGGataaagggtgttacatttagtgataTCAGAGCTATAGGCTTAGTTGATTCTAGactaaatcaaattcaaaatcaagTCTAGAGGTATATGCCAAAGTTGTGTCGAATCTGAGTCAGGATTTGGATgttgattataatatttatgatttatagTTAAAAGATGTTGGGAGATTCTGGAAATAAGGTTAATCAGAGTATTCATAATAGCGGTCAATACGCTGAGAATGAAATTAGGTTCAAATCGGTAGCACTAAGTGTAGATTCAACTGGTGCTCAACAACCTAGAGTTGATATAGATGGTAACAAGGGACAAGGTAATGGAAACATACTTTGTGTTATAGCTAATGCTCTTCAAAGAGTGGTGGGAGGTACTCCAACGATAGTACCTGTGCTTGTTATTCGATGGGctcttattaaataattatagagTTATGGTGCTAttgaatttttggtgtttaaagGGGTTGATCCGTCAACAACCGAGATGTGGCTAGAACCAACAACCCGAGTACTTCAATAGATAGACTGTAATTTTAGTGAGAGTGTTCCTTGTGTTGTTTCTTTGTTACAACATAAAGCTTATACTTGTTGGCAAATTGTTACACATCACACCCATGCTGGTTCTATTTAATAGGAATTCTTCCAGTTGGAATTCCAGAAAAAAGTATGTTGGGGAACTATACTTGGAAAATCGAAAAGAATTTATTCTATTGAAACATGGTAAACTATTTATGGTATATTACAAGTGAGAATATCTATGacttataaaatatgttttaaagcTTATATTGACTGAAGAGGCGAGTTGTAAATGCTTTCTGCGTGGGTTGCATGACGAACTTAGAACACAGTTGGTGGCATTgaagataaattaatttgttgatttGTTAGAGTAGATAAAGATGGTTGAACAATCTATGAGATTGGATAAGAAATTTGAACTTCCTCATGTTACAGGAAAATGATTTGGAACATTGCTTGTGATTGTCTAAGAGCGACTACAAGATCGACTACACTAAATAGAATGCCAGATCGTCAACCAACAGTTTTAATTAGTAGTGTAAAAGGCCTGACTAGAGCTCCAGAAGTCCTGAGTTGTGAGCATTTTGGAAAAAGACATTTAGGGAAATGctggaaattataaaatgcttgtTTCTGATGTGGATTATTGGAGCACTTCACTTGTGAGTTTTTGAGAGATGAGAATACTGCACCTGCTGTTACTAAGAGATCTACACCTTTAGTTAGGGGTCATGGTGTTTCAATATCCAGAGGTGAtgcaaaaaagggaaaagaatcAATGGAACAAAAATCAGTAGCTAGAGCCCCAGGACGAGCTTAAGTGGTTCGAACTCGAGGAGAAGGTGATGCTACCAATGTCATGACAAGTATATTTCTACTATTCTTTGCACCTGTTTATGTGTTGGTTGACCCTGTTTCCTCACTCATATGTTAATTCTGATATGGTTAAATCTAGGAGTTTGAAACTGAAATGTCGAAAGTAGTAAATAGGCTGACACAAGGTGGTGgtgaagagagaaaaaatagagaaagcagggaaagatgataaaaaattagattgaCAGTTTTCTTAGTGATCATACACAAGTCAAAGGGAAAAGAAATGGTAGGAGAGAAAACAAGGgagaagaaaggaaaggaaggGGGACAAAGCACTAAAAATAGGAGAAAATAAGGAATGGAGGAGGAAGAAAAGGGAGGAAAGAATCTGTGTATGACAACTAATCTTAGGTGGCAAGGAGGGTTGACCAAGAGTGGatgtcaaatttatttaaaaaatattgtaacagcccgatttagaCCCTAATCAGACATAGTGGTTTTGGTGCCACAAATTCtagtcaaaaaaattttaatattattttctatgtctattatgtgtgaatttgcttgtgtgaaattttcgtgttttaattttatcgtttaagtGTCCGATTAAATGAAAGgatttaatcgcgtaaaataaaaatttaagggttaaattcaAAAGGGCCAAATAATAGTTGTTCTTTTAATGTGAAGGATTTAtgtggcaaatagaccattattAAGGTTAGTGGGTGGCATTTGACAAGAATGACCTTAgcatatatgttaaatattattattattaaaggttaattggtaaatgaattataatgtatattataataaaaacaaatgaaaaatgttaGTGGATTGTTCATCCACCACCATCGAATattgaaagaaatagaaagagTTGAAGCTTTGTTATATTCGGCCTTGGTTGAGCTTAAATTAAGGTTAGTTTTTGAtcgttttttttataatttttacgtttttgagatcgttgcttcacgttcttcaaaacccatgctttaattttttgaatttatgatgattttgtgatgtgccattgatgatagTTTGTGACTTTTGTTGGTTGAtggtagaaaataaaagatatgtaatagattataatgtttgtttttgaatttttgatgaatttgattattttgagttaaattttaagatatgttaaattgagggactaaattgtgaaataaacgACATGCAATGACCTATATGTGACTAGGGAATATTCGGCCAAACTACATTGTGAataatttggaatattttgtgttttgtgcaatttggattgaattgtaaaaatgttaaatatcaggggtaaaatagtaaattacccatttatgtgtttttggatgaaattgaatgaaattatgtttgaatgagctaaatttgaatgtgtttagatcaagaattaaagaaatcagcattggatcgggggaaaatTAAAGTTGTTGATTGATCGTTCTGTTTCGGTTTATCgctatccgaggtaagtttataatcAAATAGATGCTATAATTTCtgaataaatattagttatatatgcCGAAATGAAagtatgcaaatatatatatagctgaATATATTTTAGTCGGAAAGTAGAAATAGACGTGAATGGGATTTATCAATAtttagcactaagtgtgcgagtatgGGATAGCTACAGCTATATGAacggcactaagtgtgcgaaactAAAATGACGATGCTGAATAatgggcactaagtgtgcgaaattaaaatgatgatgttgaataacgggcactaagtgtgcgatacCGAGAGCAATTTGGTTAGATGAGAAAGAGCACTAATTATGCAACTTCATTATGGTCTCGACCAATTATTTAATACATGATAGGTCAAGTATGCAATGGTCGAATAATACATGATATCAAGGTAAGTTAGTTACTTCAATTGtgataagaaaatttatatgGGGTAAATGAAACTATATGAGTATATGAAGGTCTATATTCGGCCAAATGGTAAGTATATGTGATAttgtaattgtgaattatatgcATCTATATATGAATGAGTATATTTGGTAAAAAGTGGGTATATGatttgaaagtgaaaaaaaaaagttcgtttttatttacatttatattcgGCCAAGTTGAAATTGATTCATTTACttatgagataattgaattttgcaagctcaaatgtgtatatatatgaatatgattgcATTATTCGGTTTTGTTATTGAATTGTCTAATTgattatgacttactaagctgtgATGGCTTATGGTGTATGTGTGTTTGCTtcgattttatagattttggaagctagttacgggctcggggatcgtcagcgaCATCAATCACACTATCGTCTATCCTCggtatttataaaagttaaatataaaatctatggcatgtataggctatacTACCcctttttgaatatattttgaatgaagtgtatatatataataagccatgcgaaaatggcttctttatttttgacatgaatggtttcatgctttgattaaatattatggttgatgatttGACTATTCTTCTTAAATGGTTGAGACTAATATAAGTGATGTTATGCTTTGGaggattttgaattttgataattatgaatattgattgtGATAGACAAGTAAAGTTGATTGATATGATACGGTATAAGTATGAGCTATGTTTGAAATCATGgatggaaatattttaattttcggtaattgagattgaatttgaattatcatTTACTATGTGAAAGTTGTATATTGATTTACTATGAATATAGAGTAGTTGAAATTGGTAAATTGCATAATGAGCATTGTTTATGGAATTGGTCTTGTAAATGACCTTTGAAACATTGAGGATAAATAATacatagtaaataaataaatatatatatatatataggatcgGTCTTGGTATGTTATGCTTGTAATTGTTTGAGTATTGATGAATTTGACATTGGTTAAAGCATAAGTATTTAAGCTTAATTGTATTCGAATAAAGCTTGGGAAATTGGCCATatgaatagttattttatttatttgatgaataaatatttgtatgcaATTTGATAAGTAGTTTTGAGTGTATGAATAATAATAAGTGAATATACTATGAAATTATACAAATGCTTATGGCATAttcattaatgtttttatttgtttgtatttataAGGGTTGATATAGgtacatattttaaaacataatgattacatgtaaaataggtaaaattttaaatatgagttttatatACTCATTTGTGTCATTGTTGtttgtaattgatttgttaGTCGAGTAGGCGAAATGAGGTATGACCAAAAGTGGTGTTTGAAATATTcgcataaattttttattatgagttatgtgtttatgaatttattcgaTCCATGATATGAAATGACTTGTAATAGGTTGATATTACCTTTTTGATTTAAGACTTGGTTGGTTTAGTGGGttgtacatgtgtatatatatgattattcgaatttgaattTGGTTCGGTAATACCTTGTAACCCTATTTTCGGTGACAgttacaggttaggggtgttacaaatatacccaagggtacttgaacttgatcCTCAAGAGAAGCTACACTACTTAACCACTAAGCCAACTACTCATTCTTGTTAAAACTcttacaacatttattttttaaaacaggATTGACACTTACTAAGGTTTGAAGCaaaattgcacaaaataaaaatgatgcgagggaagggatttgaacttgggtttcaaggatGAACTCACTAACTTTTAACCATCAAGCCAATAACTCACTTATTTAACAAATGCATAaagataatcttaaaaattaggGCGTGACCACTCTCGGTTCACAAACTCGATTCTACTAACCAAATTTTCAGGTTGTGACAACTCTACCctccttaaaagaaatttcgtcctcatAATTTCCTGGGAAATTTGAATCCAATGTAGTTTCAGGCAATACTTCTCCTTAAATCTCCAATGGACTTCTATTGAAGATCCTATACGTTACCATGTACTATCCCAAAGGACTAACTACAATAACTTCACTAACAGTTTTGCCCTACCCTGAATTCCTAGTTTAACAGAAACACTACTAGCAACAAACATTTGGGTAAAACCAATCTTAGTCAATCCAAGATACAAATTAGAATGGGTAATAAAATTACCTAGAATGAAATTAGAGGAGTCCCAAACCTCTTGACACCTAGCTACATAAACTAGTGTCCGCTGTCCAGCCTCAATTTTAACCGTACCCCTCAAAGGCAGTTTTCTAGCTCTTTGACTCTGAGTTTGGGTCGAAGCTCACAGCAGATTTAGAGGATGAGGTGGACAATCCTTAACACAATACTTAGCAAACCCACATCTTAAACATGTACCTAACTTTTTCCAACACGCGCCCGAATGTCACTTATTACAATACCTACAATCTAGAATTCTCACTAATCTAATAGAACTTCTAGTACCATTTGCTGCAACGTTCTGCTGAGGTTTTCCCTTTCTGAACCACTTAAAAGATCGCGGATTCGAGCCAATCCCAGGAACTAGGCAATGAAATTTTAggtttatcataatttaattttgttattgaaattaaattctctaaagttaagttattttttttatgaaccatgttttaaaatattttattatccttTATTATGAATGAAGTTGATGTTTATTCATGCATAAGTGTTACTATTATTTCCTTTTGTCATAAAACGCGAGTCAGATTTATTGGTAAGTACTATTTTCTATGACCATGGAAATTACATGCGTATCTTTGGTAGAGATAGTCTTTCTACTTAGCAAACCCAGGCAAATTGTGCGAGCCCATATATGTATGTGAACCCATGCATTTATGCGAACCCTACCAAAGTATGAAAACTCATGCATGCGTGTTACCTTTTTTGTGAAGTCTATTTATGTGTAAACCCTATTATGTAGTGAACCCGTGTATCTTTGTATATGAACTATTGATATTGAGTGAACTTATATTACTGTATGCGAACTTATGTTATTTGATGTTTGCGAACTCTTAAGTCTTTCTTCTATTGACAGGAAAACCATTCCTTTATTTGGTTTGTAAGCTCGCATgatttatataatatgtatgattttatttcGCTGTTGTGTAATAACTTAGCATATTTCAAGTTGTAATTAAATGGTGTGCTGGAGGATAGGTTGGGAGTTAACAAAGATTCGCTCTAGTGGCTAATGTGACACCTCAGGTTTGGGTTAAACTTATTCGGTTGAGTTTGGAGTGTTACACTGTTTGGTATGAGAGTTAGCCATGTTTTGTTTGCGTGGCTAATTATATGACAGGTAAGTTCACCAAAATGTCAAAGTGTGTTCGCTAGAATTGGTAAAGTATGCCGCAGTATGAAGTGCTTTGTATGTGTGCGTCACTATTTGATTTTGGGGTAGGACTAGGAACAAAATTGTCTTGGCTTAGCTGTATCTTTTGCAGGATTACGCCTCAGAGTATCCCTTTACTATTTGCCATCCCAGTAAGTAAGTTATGTTTTGGCCAACAGTGTTCGCAATTAAGTTGTCAAGTGCAAACTATGTTCACGTTTAAGTCTGCTATGAGCATATTGTGTTCACAAGTTTTTTTGTTAAGTTATGGATGCTAAGTTATgtgtgttttatgttttatctaAGTTAGTAACTCATGTACGTTTAAAGCAAGTAAGAATGCCTCCTCGTAAACTAAATGTAAACTGTGCAAACTTTATGTAACCCCTTTGAAGGTGATCAGACTTCAGGTATGCAAGAGCGACCTCATAGGGACAACATCTTGGTCGAATGAATGGAGCCCTTAGTGCAAGCCATGATTTGGGATTTTTAGCGAGTATCTGGTGCTAATACTGCACCTATGAATCATGGGCTGTCATTGGAGCGTCTGCGAGCTCTAGGTGGTAGGGAATTTAGTGGTTTTAGAGGAATTGATCCCACTAAAGCTGAATATTGGCTTGATGGTGTTGAGGAAATCCTTGAGAAAACAACATATACTAACCAAGAGAAGTTAGGAAGCACTGTGTCTTTACTCATTGGCGAAACCCACCACTGGTGGAACATCATGAAGCAAGGAACTGTTGTGGACCGATTGACATGGGAGCTTTTCTTGGAAACGTTCAAGAAAAATTTCATGGGTGAGTAATATATGGAAGCTTGCAAGATGTATGGAAGCTTGCAAGTTTGAGTTTATCAATCCGGTACAAGGTGAACTGTTTGTGGTTGGGTATAAGGCAAAATTTGTGCAACTAAGTCAATATGTAAAAGAAATGGTCTCATAAGAGAAGAATCATTTTAGAGATTTCATTTCAGATTGCATTATGTTATCTAGCTTTACCTAGTGATTAACGATAATGTGAACTTCGACAAGCTAGTGGGCAAGGCCAAAGCTATTGAGGAGATTAAGGCTCTGCAAACTGAAGTTGGAGCTAGAAAACAAGTGTCTGGGTGAGGTTCCAAGAGGGATCGCGACCTACAAAATTCAGGTAGGAATGTTAAGTGAAGCTTCAGGATAGATCATATACGATAGAGAGCAACACCAGGGTGAAAAAGAAGGTTTGCACAGGCCTGCGAGTTTGCCACTCTACAAACACTATGAGAGAAGACACCCTAATGAATGTTGTAAGATGACTGGAGGTTGTTTCAAGTGTGGTTCTAGGGATCACTTGATAAAAGATTGTCCAGGACGTCAGGAGGGTTCGTAAGTTTAGGTTGCGGCCCCTACTTAAGTGTGACCTAGTACACGTGGTCGAGGAAGATACAGAGGAGGCAAAACAAGGCCAGTTGAGTAGTAAACCTTAACCACATTGTTGTGACCCAGGAAGAAGAATCAAGAGGCCTTACATGAGTTTATGCTATGAGGGAACCTCATGAGCAAGGTGCCATCGATGTTATCATATGTACCTTTACTCTACGAACTATTCCATTATTTTCTCTAATTGAGTCTTGTTCCACACATTCATATGTTTTATGTAAACTAGTCAGTGAACTGGGCATTCCAATGGAAACCATATATATGGGAATGACTCTCACTAATTCATTTAGGGATATTGTGTTGGTCAATAGAGTGTACCGTAGGTTTCCTCTGACTattcaaattcatgttttcTATGCTCACTTGATGTAGTTTCCATTCTATGGGTTTGACGtgattttgggaatggattggttgactgaGCACAAAGCCAAGATCAAATTTGAGCTGAAGAGAGTCACTTTGCGAATCAGTGAAGGCTAGGAAGTAATTGTGGTTGGTGAGTGAACTCAGTTTATGTCTAATGTGGTCTCTACATTGAATGTAGAAAATatgttgggtaaaggttatgaagCCTATCTCGCTTTTGTGATGGGTTCGTAGGACATGGAAAAAGGGGTTCGCAAGATGTAAATTGTGAAGGACTTTCCAAATGTGTTTCCAGATAAGCTACCTGGGTAATTCACCTGTTTCTATCACACCATATCCCATGGCACCCAAAGAGCTTAAGGACGTAAAGATACAAATTCAAGAGCTACTAGATAAAGGTTTCATACGACCAAGTATTTCAAATTGGGGTTCGCCAGTGttgtttgtgaagaagaaagatggtagCATGAGAATGTTCATTGACTACTGACAGTTGAATAAGTTAACGGTTAAAAACAAATATCCATTGTCGAgaattgatgatatgtttgacCAGATGTGAGGTGCCAcaatgttttcaaagattgatttgcGATCTAAATATTACCAACTCAAGATGAAGGAGTCAGATGTTTTAAAGGCAACATTCAGAATGAGGTATGGGCACTAGGAGTTTCTGGTGATGCCCTTTGGGTTAACAAATGGACCAGCTaattttatggacttgatgaattgAGTGTTCCATGAATATCTAGATTATTGTGTGgtggtttttattgatgataccCTGGTGTATTCACAAACTGAGGAAGAGCACGATACTAATTTGTGAATTGTGTTACAAATTTTGCGAAAGAAGTAGTTGCTCATGAAGTACATCAAATGTGAAATTTGGCTCAAAGAAGTTGCCTTTTTGGGGCACATCATTTTAGCTAAAGGGGTTCGCGTACaccgaaggaaaataaaatccATTATGGAATAAAGATTGCTAAGAAGTGTGACTGAAGTGTGAAGCTTTTTAGGGCTTGTAGATTTGTTGAGGGGTTCACCACTATTGCAGCACCCTTAACAAAGTTGCTCTAGAAGAAAGAGGAGTTCACATGGACGAAAGAAAGGTAAAAAAGCTTCGAGAAGCTTAAGGAGATcactaaataatttttgttgattCAACTAGAACCAGGAAAGGAGTTCGTAGTTTACAGTGATGCCTCTGACACAAGGTTAGGATGCATGCTAATGCAAGAAGGGAAGGTGGTAGCTTATGCTTCCAGGCAGCCGAAGGTTCATGAGCATAACTACCCAATGCACAAGTTGGACTTAGCAGTGATGGTGTTCACACTTAAGATTTGGCGACACTACTTATATGATGAGAACTGTACCATCTAAATATACAACAAAAGTCTCAAATATCTGGTCATGCAGAAGGAGTTAAATTTACGACAAAGGAGGTGGATAGAGCTActaaaggattatgattgtgAGATAGAGTATCACCCTAGAAAGGAAAATCTGGTAGCAAATGCACTGAATAGGAAGCCAATGAGTGAGTTACGAGCTCTATTCACGCCACTAAGTGCAACTAGTGATGAGGGATTGCTTACGGAACTGAAAGTAAGGCCAACGTTGTCACAATAGATCAAAGAGAAGCAAGCTTCAGAGTAAGAGT
This genomic stretch from Gossypium raimondii isolate GPD5lz chromosome 6, ASM2569854v1, whole genome shotgun sequence harbors:
- the LOC128041703 gene encoding uncharacterized protein LOC128041703 — translated: MNHGLSLERLRALGGREFSGFRGIDPTKAEYWLDGVEEILEKTTYTNQEKLGSTVSLLIGETHHWWNIMKQGTVVDRLTWELFLETFKKNFMVINDNVNFDKLVGKAKAIEEIKALQTEVGARKQISYLGNSPVSITPYPMAPKELKDVKIQIQELLDKGFIRPSISNWGSPVLFVKKKDEPGKEFVVYSDASDTRLGCMLMQEGKVVAYASRQPKVHEHNYPMHKLDLAVMKELNLRQRRWIELLKDYDCEIEYHPRKENLVANALNRKPMSELRALFTPLSATSDEGLLTELKVRPTLSQ